One genomic region from Reichenbachiella ulvae encodes:
- a CDS encoding M20/M25/M40 family metallo-hydrolase, translated as MNENMKQTDLALLQALCGVFAPSGNEVAMKDFLIEYVEKKSAQWKVRPDLIHGTAFQDCLILKFGKPRTAVFAHIDSIGFTVRYENQLVPIGSPEAEDGYVLEGQDSMGPIQCKLKVQDRHLFYDFGRGIETGTELVFQQDFRETDDFVQSCYLDNRLGVYAMLKLAETLEDGLIVFSCGEEHGGGTVPFLCKYIYEQYAVKQALVADITWVTEGVQHGGGVAISMRDMSVPRRSYVDRILKLAEQSGIPYQIEVERSGGSDGREIHASPYPIDWCFIGAPEDHVHSPDEIVHKKDIQSMIDMYVYLMQNL; from the coding sequence ATGAACGAGAATATGAAGCAAACGGATCTGGCACTACTCCAAGCACTGTGTGGGGTATTTGCGCCTTCGGGTAATGAAGTAGCGATGAAGGATTTTTTGATAGAATATGTGGAAAAGAAAAGTGCACAGTGGAAAGTGCGTCCGGACCTGATCCATGGCACAGCTTTTCAGGATTGTCTGATTCTGAAGTTTGGCAAACCACGTACGGCTGTTTTTGCACACATCGATTCGATCGGTTTTACCGTTCGCTACGAAAACCAGTTGGTGCCCATAGGCAGCCCGGAGGCAGAGGACGGATATGTCCTGGAAGGGCAGGACAGCATGGGGCCGATCCAGTGCAAACTGAAGGTACAGGATAGGCATCTATTTTACGATTTTGGTCGTGGGATCGAAACAGGTACTGAGCTGGTTTTTCAACAGGACTTTCGCGAGACGGATGATTTTGTGCAGTCCTGTTATCTGGACAATCGACTGGGCGTCTATGCGATGCTAAAGCTGGCCGAGACGCTGGAAGATGGCCTGATCGTTTTCTCCTGTGGCGAAGAGCATGGAGGGGGTACGGTTCCCTTTTTGTGTAAGTATATCTATGAGCAGTATGCTGTGAAGCAAGCCTTGGTAGCAGATATCACCTGGGTGACCGAAGGCGTGCAGCATGGCGGAGGTGTAGCCATCTCTATGCGTGATATGAGCGTACCGAGACGATCCTATGTCGACAGGATTTTGAAACTGGCCGAGCAGTCAGGTATCCCCTATCAGATAGAAGTCGAGCGCAGCGGAGGTAGCGACGGTCGCGAGATTCATGCCTCGCCCTATCCGATCGATTGGTGCTTCATCGGGGCGCCGGAAGACCATGTGCACTCACCCGACGAGATCGTACACAAGAAGGACATCCAGTCGATGATCGACATGTATGTGTACCTGATGCAGAATTTGTAG
- the hpt gene encoding hypoxanthine phosphoribosyltransferase, whose amino-acid sequence MPKKIPEMIQIKDKQFKKYLSKEEIQETVQQLAAQVSEEYEGKELVLLGILNGCFLFLSDLVREMKTDPEISFLKLSSYEGSESSGQVKQLIGLDEGLDGKHVLIVEDIVDTGNTLEHIISSLENEGAESVKVCTLLLKPDVYSKDIAIDYVGREIPNDFVVGYGMDYDGQGRSLEHLYQLEKA is encoded by the coding sequence TTGCCGAAAAAAATCCCCGAGATGATCCAGATCAAAGACAAGCAGTTCAAGAAATACCTATCCAAAGAAGAAATTCAGGAGACCGTACAGCAGTTGGCCGCACAGGTCAGCGAGGAATATGAAGGCAAGGAATTGGTGCTGCTGGGCATTCTCAACGGCTGCTTTTTGTTTTTGTCGGACCTGGTTCGTGAGATGAAAACCGATCCGGAAATCAGCTTTCTCAAATTGAGCTCCTACGAGGGCAGTGAATCTTCGGGACAGGTCAAGCAACTAATAGGGCTGGACGAAGGACTGGATGGAAAGCATGTGCTGATCGTAGAGGACATCGTGGATACGGGCAACACGCTGGAGCATATCATTTCCTCTTTGGAAAACGAAGGGGCAGAATCAGTGAAAGTATGTACGCTTCTGCTCAAACCTGATGTTTACTCCAAGGACATAGCCATCGACTATGTAGGCAGAGAAATCCCTAATGATTTCGTAGTGGGCTATGGTATGGACTATGATGGTCAGGGCCGCAGCTTAGAGCATTTGTATCAGTTAGAAAAAGCTTAG
- a CDS encoding TolC family protein, which translates to MKKLILYILLVTMVFGAHAQELDQYLQEAYENNPGLKASYHEFEAAMKRVAQVSALPDPTLSFGYFISPIETRVGAQRAKLSLSQMFPWFGTISARKDLAAMQAEARYQQFLDDKAQLTLKVKQAYFPILELQEQIRIQEQNLGLLESYKRVATTSYANGRSSMTDVLRVDLRLDDLKTEIQLMRDQMKPLSMAFAYLLHHPDSVSLSFEDSLSIEDQWLVNQANDSNFWYHPKMEGLSQNLSTWQAKEQLSNKNAMPQIGLGLDYAFVAKREGISLPDNGKDAIMPMVTLSIPIYQKKYRGEKEESRLMQTAVQNRMEDLQSQLQSQYETAWYEAKASWDRYQLFEQQEETTHSIIDLLYTEYAHSGQNFEELLRMQQQLLKYELAKVTAAKSYQLALAKLNYLTFNAEENESGK; encoded by the coding sequence ATGAAAAAATTGATTTTATATATCCTATTGGTGACCATGGTCTTTGGGGCACATGCACAGGAGTTGGACCAATACCTGCAAGAGGCCTATGAGAATAATCCTGGGCTGAAGGCCAGTTACCATGAGTTTGAAGCTGCAATGAAACGCGTAGCTCAAGTGTCTGCATTGCCAGATCCTACCTTGTCTTTTGGTTATTTCATCAGTCCGATAGAAACTCGTGTAGGCGCGCAAAGGGCCAAACTTTCTCTGTCGCAGATGTTTCCATGGTTTGGGACGATCAGTGCTCGGAAGGACCTGGCCGCTATGCAAGCCGAAGCTCGATACCAGCAGTTTCTGGATGACAAGGCGCAGCTTACTTTAAAAGTTAAGCAAGCTTACTTTCCCATTTTGGAATTGCAGGAGCAGATAAGAATTCAGGAACAAAATCTGGGACTTCTGGAAAGCTACAAGCGGGTAGCGACCACTTCCTATGCCAATGGTCGGTCCAGTATGACAGATGTGTTAAGAGTCGATCTAAGATTGGATGACCTGAAGACGGAAATCCAATTGATGAGAGATCAAATGAAACCGCTGAGCATGGCCTTTGCCTATTTGCTTCATCATCCGGATAGTGTATCGCTGAGTTTTGAAGATTCATTATCGATCGAAGACCAGTGGTTGGTGAACCAAGCCAATGACAGTAACTTTTGGTACCACCCCAAAATGGAGGGATTGAGTCAAAACCTGTCTACCTGGCAAGCAAAGGAGCAATTGTCCAATAAAAACGCCATGCCGCAAATTGGTCTGGGTCTGGACTATGCTTTTGTCGCCAAACGAGAGGGCATTAGTCTTCCTGACAATGGTAAAGATGCCATCATGCCAATGGTTACGCTTTCGATTCCGATTTATCAGAAAAAATATCGGGGCGAAAAGGAAGAAAGCCGACTGATGCAAACAGCTGTCCAAAACAGAATGGAGGACTTGCAAAGCCAATTGCAATCCCAATACGAAACAGCCTGGTATGAAGCCAAGGCCTCCTGGGACCGTTACCAGCTCTTCGAACAACAGGAAGAGACGACCCACAGCATCATTGATCTGTTGTATACCGAATATGCCCATTCGGGACAGAATTTCGAGGAGTTGCTGCGCATGCAGCAGCAACTGTTGAAATACGAATTGGCAAAAGTCACTGCCGCTAAAAGCTATCAATTGGCTCTGGCAAAACTCAATTATCTCACATTTAACGCTGAAGAAAATGAATCAGGTAAATAA
- a CDS encoding HYC_CC_PP family protein encodes MKKIIAISLSLIILMSHVGLSVSTHYCGGEAVRTHIGIQSVDLSCGMEEAKAALPIDCESAISMNSCCDDQLLTADVEDEIQTAKMQLTFDLDFLFVLVAVLSDFTSTQIDHQPSYFDTSPPPLLKSSLQVLFQSFLL; translated from the coding sequence GTGAAGAAAATCATTGCCATATCGCTGAGTCTCATCATCTTGATGAGCCATGTGGGCCTTTCGGTCTCGACACACTACTGTGGAGGTGAGGCAGTGCGTACCCATATAGGGATTCAGAGTGTGGATCTCAGCTGCGGTATGGAGGAGGCAAAAGCTGCACTCCCAATAGACTGTGAATCGGCCATCAGCATGAATAGCTGCTGTGATGATCAGCTCTTGACTGCAGATGTGGAGGATGAAATCCAGACAGCCAAAATGCAGTTGACTTTCGATTTGGATTTTCTTTTTGTGCTTGTAGCGGTTTTGAGTGACTTTACTTCTACTCAGATCGATCATCAGCCTTCTTATTTTGACACTTCCCCCCCTCCTTTGCTGAAATCAAGCCTTCAGGTTTTGTTTCAGTCTTTCCTTCTTTAA
- a CDS encoding efflux RND transporter permease subunit, whose translation MLNRIIKYFLDNKLVTLILLVVLIAWGLVHSPFSREGVLSFSDFLPSDPVPVDAIPDIGENQQIVFTEWPGRSPQDIDDQITYPLTTSLLGIPGVKSIRSSSIFGMSSIYIIFDEDIEFYWSRSRILEKLNSLPSGLLPSEVKPALGPDATALGQVYWYTLEGRDAKGNPTGGWDLQEIRTIQDYYVKYALNAVEDVSEIASIGGYVKEYQVDVNPDAMKAYGIGLNQVMKAVKESNRDAGAKTIEINQAEYLIRGLGYIKSIGDLEMAVVSVKDNVPIRVKDIAHVTLGPATRRGLLDKDGAEVVGGVVVARYGANPLAVINGVKDKIADISAGLPKKTLANGVESQLTIVPFYDRTQLIHETLGTLEEALSLEILITILVVIVMVLNLRASILISGLLPIAVLMVFIAMRYFGIDANIVALSGIAIAIGTMVDLGIVLSENVLKHLDESPKGQALKTTIYNATAEVSHAILTAVATTIVSFLPVFTMEAAEGKLFRPLAFTKTFALLSALVVSLLILPTVAQWFFGLKIPKQKFRVWGAWLLLLVGVALFFLSNLWAGFTICAFAISRILPQYLLIKSRWIDLMPVMIALLSIGWLLASYWMPLGPGRSVALNFLFVGLMIGLVLGAFLLLEYYYETILRWCLSYKWVFLLIPATLIGFGAYVWQNTGKEFMPSLNEGSFLLMPTSMPHAGVEQNKRVVQQLDMLLANIPEVELAVGKMGRAETALDPAPISMYENVINYRSEYKTDAEGHRARFKTDGKGHYILSSGEQLSNDQVLESGLMNQLQADEDGEYFRNWRSQIASPDDIWQEIVKVTKIPGVTSAPKLQPIETRLVMLQTGMRAPMGIKVYGPDLKTIEAFGEKLEGILKEVPSVKEEAVFADRIVGKPYIHLNINREAIGRYGLSIEAVQQTIETAIGGMPITSTVEGRERFPVRVRYPREFRDDPSTLAEILVPSPIGVQVPLGELVEIEYMQGPQMIKSEDTFLVGYVLLDKKDGYAEVEVVEEAQAYIQSKIDQGELKVPSGVSYKFSGSYENQIRAEKRLAIVVPLVLAIIFLILYFQFKSVSTSLMIFTGIAMAFSGGFIMLWFYSQDWFFNFDFMGINMRALFQMHPINLSVAVWVGFIALFGIATDDGVLMGTYLDQSFSRNPIKNREDILDAVVEAGKRRIKPAVMTSATTIIALLPVLTSTGRGSDIMIPMAIPAFGGMIVASITFFIVPVLYAIREDFKFKKGKS comes from the coding sequence ATGTTAAATCGAATTATCAAATATTTTCTGGACAACAAGCTGGTCACATTGATCTTGCTTGTCGTTCTCATCGCCTGGGGCTTGGTTCATTCACCTTTTAGCCGTGAGGGGGTTTTGTCTTTTTCAGACTTTTTGCCCTCGGATCCGGTACCTGTGGATGCCATCCCCGACATAGGCGAAAATCAACAAATTGTTTTTACTGAGTGGCCGGGTCGATCCCCACAGGATATCGACGATCAGATCACCTACCCGCTTACGACTAGTTTGCTTGGAATCCCCGGTGTGAAGTCGATTAGGAGTTCTTCGATCTTTGGGATGTCGAGCATCTACATCATTTTCGACGAGGACATAGAGTTCTATTGGTCTCGCTCCCGGATTTTGGAAAAGCTCAATTCTCTACCTTCCGGGCTTTTGCCATCGGAGGTAAAGCCTGCTCTCGGACCAGATGCAACAGCCTTGGGGCAAGTCTACTGGTACACCTTAGAAGGTCGTGATGCAAAAGGCAATCCGACTGGCGGCTGGGACTTGCAGGAGATTCGTACCATTCAGGATTATTATGTCAAATATGCCCTGAATGCCGTAGAGGATGTATCGGAGATTGCTTCGATAGGTGGATATGTCAAGGAGTATCAAGTCGATGTAAACCCTGATGCGATGAAAGCCTATGGGATAGGCCTCAATCAGGTGATGAAGGCTGTAAAGGAGAGCAATCGCGATGCAGGTGCGAAGACCATCGAGATCAATCAGGCGGAATACCTGATCCGTGGTTTGGGCTATATCAAATCGATTGGCGATCTGGAAATGGCTGTCGTGTCTGTGAAGGACAATGTGCCGATTAGGGTCAAAGATATTGCGCATGTGACATTAGGACCAGCCACGCGCAGAGGTCTGCTCGACAAAGATGGTGCAGAAGTGGTGGGCGGAGTAGTGGTGGCTCGCTATGGTGCCAATCCCCTGGCGGTGATCAATGGAGTCAAGGATAAAATTGCGGATATATCTGCAGGCCTTCCTAAAAAGACCTTGGCCAATGGCGTGGAGAGTCAGCTGACGATTGTGCCCTTTTATGATCGTACGCAGTTGATTCATGAGACCCTGGGCACCCTGGAGGAGGCACTTTCTCTTGAGATTCTCATTACCATACTGGTGGTGATCGTGATGGTGTTGAATCTTCGAGCTTCGATTTTGATTTCTGGTTTGTTGCCGATTGCTGTTCTGATGGTCTTTATCGCCATGCGCTATTTTGGGATTGATGCCAATATCGTGGCATTGTCTGGAATTGCGATTGCCATTGGTACCATGGTCGATCTGGGTATCGTATTGTCAGAAAATGTCCTGAAACATCTTGATGAGTCGCCCAAAGGTCAGGCCTTAAAAACGACTATCTACAATGCCACGGCAGAAGTGAGCCATGCCATCTTAACTGCTGTCGCAACCACTATTGTAAGTTTTCTTCCGGTCTTTACCATGGAGGCGGCAGAAGGTAAATTGTTTCGACCTTTGGCGTTTACCAAGACTTTTGCATTACTATCTGCACTGGTGGTTTCTTTGCTGATCTTACCTACCGTGGCGCAGTGGTTTTTTGGATTGAAAATACCCAAACAAAAATTCCGAGTGTGGGGAGCCTGGTTGTTGCTTTTGGTCGGAGTGGCCTTGTTTTTCCTCTCTAATCTCTGGGCGGGTTTTACGATATGTGCTTTTGCCATCAGTAGAATCCTTCCTCAATACCTCCTAATTAAATCTCGATGGATTGATTTAATGCCTGTTATGATCGCCCTACTATCGATAGGTTGGTTGTTGGCGAGCTACTGGATGCCTTTGGGTCCAGGCAGATCGGTGGCACTCAATTTTCTGTTTGTGGGTTTGATGATCGGGCTGGTTCTGGGTGCCTTTCTATTGCTGGAGTACTATTATGAGACAATATTACGCTGGTGTTTGAGCTACAAATGGGTTTTCCTCCTGATACCAGCGACCCTGATTGGTTTTGGGGCTTATGTCTGGCAAAACACCGGCAAGGAATTTATGCCTTCTCTCAACGAAGGAAGTTTTCTGCTCATGCCTACCTCCATGCCCCATGCAGGTGTGGAGCAAAATAAGCGCGTCGTTCAACAGCTGGATATGCTGCTGGCCAACATTCCAGAAGTGGAGCTGGCTGTAGGAAAAATGGGAAGAGCCGAAACCGCTTTGGACCCGGCTCCTATCTCGATGTACGAAAATGTAATCAACTACAGATCGGAGTATAAAACAGATGCAGAGGGTCACAGGGCTCGTTTTAAAACAGATGGGAAGGGTCATTATATTTTGTCCTCAGGAGAGCAATTGAGCAATGATCAAGTGCTGGAAAGTGGGTTGATGAATCAATTGCAAGCAGATGAGGATGGAGAATATTTCCGAAACTGGAGGAGCCAAATTGCTTCACCAGATGATATATGGCAAGAGATTGTCAAAGTGACCAAGATCCCAGGAGTGACTTCTGCGCCGAAACTGCAACCGATCGAAACCCGATTGGTGATGTTGCAAACAGGTATGCGGGCTCCGATGGGAATCAAAGTTTACGGCCCTGATCTAAAGACCATCGAAGCATTTGGAGAAAAGCTTGAGGGCATACTCAAAGAGGTGCCTTCGGTAAAGGAAGAAGCAGTATTTGCCGATCGAATAGTCGGTAAGCCATACATTCATTTGAATATCAACAGAGAGGCCATTGGTCGCTATGGTTTGAGTATCGAGGCAGTACAGCAGACGATCGAGACAGCCATCGGGGGTATGCCAATCACTAGTACTGTTGAAGGTCGTGAGAGATTTCCTGTGCGAGTGAGGTATCCACGAGAATTTCGCGATGATCCTTCTACGCTGGCAGAGATACTTGTTCCCTCACCGATTGGCGTGCAAGTTCCACTTGGCGAGTTGGTGGAGATCGAGTACATGCAGGGGCCACAAATGATCAAAAGCGAAGACACCTTTTTGGTGGGCTATGTCCTACTGGATAAAAAGGATGGCTATGCTGAAGTAGAGGTTGTAGAAGAGGCCCAGGCTTACATTCAGTCTAAGATTGATCAGGGAGAGCTGAAAGTTCCATCGGGGGTTAGCTACAAGTTTTCGGGTAGTTACGAAAACCAGATAAGAGCTGAAAAACGATTGGCCATCGTGGTGCCTCTGGTACTGGCAATCATTTTCTTGATCCTTTATTTCCAGTTCAAATCTGTGAGCACCTCGCTGATGATCTTTACAGGTATCGCGATGGCTTTCAGTGGTGGATTTATCATGCTATGGTTCTACAGTCAGGATTGGTTTTTCAATTTTGACTTCATGGGCATCAACATGCGGGCGCTATTTCAGATGCACCCGATCAACTTGTCAGTGGCTGTTTGGGTAGGCTTCATTGCGCTCTTTGGGATCGCTACAGATGATGGCGTGCTGATGGGCACCTATCTGGATCAGAGTTTCAGCAGGAATCCTATCAAGAATCGTGAGGACATTCTGGACGCAGTAGTGGAGGCAGGGAAAAGAAGAATCAAACCTGCGGTAATGACCTCTGCGACTACCATTATCGCCTTGTTGCCCGTGCTCACTTCTACAGGGAGAGGGTCGGACATCATGATACCAATGGCGATTCCGGCCTTTGGGGGAATGATCGTCGCATCGATTACTTTTTTCATCGTCCCGGTGCTTTATGCCATTCGGGAGGATTTCAAATTCAAAAAAGGGAAGTCATGA
- a CDS encoding adenylate kinase: MLNIVLFGPPGAGKGTQSENIIAQYNLVHLSTGDLFRKHLGEGTELGKLAQKYMDDGNLVPDSVVIDMVKDKIASSTDAKGFIFDGFPRTVPQATALDEMLNEFDTSISGMVALDVPDEELKTRLLERGKTSGRADDQNEDKINNRIQVYKDETLPVAEFYDKQGKFNKIHGVGSIDEIFSNIRTVIDSF, translated from the coding sequence ATGCTAAACATAGTACTATTCGGCCCTCCAGGTGCGGGCAAAGGAACGCAGAGTGAGAATATTATTGCACAGTACAATTTGGTTCACCTATCGACAGGTGACCTATTCAGAAAACATTTAGGAGAAGGTACAGAGCTGGGCAAATTGGCGCAGAAGTACATGGATGATGGCAATCTCGTGCCAGACTCTGTGGTGATCGACATGGTCAAAGACAAGATCGCTTCTAGCACAGATGCGAAAGGTTTCATCTTCGACGGTTTCCCGAGAACAGTCCCTCAGGCGACTGCACTGGACGAGATGTTGAACGAGTTTGATACTTCGATCAGCGGTATGGTTGCACTAGATGTACCGGACGAAGAGTTGAAGACGCGTTTGCTCGAGAGAGGTAAGACTTCTGGTCGTGCCGATGATCAGAACGAAGACAAAATCAACAACCGTATCCAGGTCTACAAAGACGAGACATTGCCAGTTGCTGAGTTTTACGACAAGCAGGGCAAGTTCAACAAAATCCATGGAGTAGGATCAATCGACGAGATATTCAGCAATATCCGTACGGTGATCGATAGCTTCTAA
- the obgE gene encoding GTPase ObgE produces the protein MASSNFIDYVKFCSRSGNGGAGSVHFRREKHVPKGGPDGGDGGRGGHIILRGNAQLWTLLHLRYKKHVIAEDGQPGGGSKSSGAEGKDVILEVPLGTVAKDDETGEKIVEILEDGQEIILTPGGRGGLGNHTFKTSTNQAPHYAQPGEDGQEHWVILELKVLADIGLVGFPNAGKSTLLSVMSAAKPEVADYPFTTLVPNLGVVGYRDHRSFVIADIPGIIEGASEGKGLGIRFLRHIERNSMLLFMVPVDSEDIKKDYEILLGELTKYNPELLDKERVLAVTKADMLDEELMEAMAKELPEGIPSIFISSVAHYNLDKLKDMLWEKLNS, from the coding sequence ATGGCATCATCCAATTTCATTGATTACGTTAAGTTTTGTTCTCGTTCGGGCAACGGGGGCGCTGGCTCGGTACATTTTCGTCGTGAAAAACACGTGCCTAAAGGCGGGCCTGATGGGGGTGATGGAGGTCGTGGAGGACACATCATCCTTCGTGGCAATGCACAGCTATGGACGCTGCTGCACCTTAGATACAAAAAACATGTGATCGCAGAGGATGGTCAACCGGGCGGTGGTAGCAAAAGCTCCGGAGCAGAAGGAAAGGATGTGATTCTGGAAGTGCCGCTGGGTACAGTGGCCAAAGACGATGAAACCGGCGAAAAGATAGTAGAAATCCTGGAGGATGGACAAGAGATAATACTAACACCCGGCGGGCGAGGGGGATTAGGAAACCATACTTTTAAAACCTCTACCAATCAGGCACCTCACTATGCTCAGCCAGGAGAAGATGGGCAAGAGCATTGGGTGATTCTAGAGTTGAAGGTACTGGCGGATATTGGTTTGGTGGGCTTCCCAAATGCGGGTAAATCGACTTTGCTCTCTGTGATGTCAGCGGCTAAGCCTGAAGTTGCAGACTATCCATTTACGACGCTGGTTCCTAATCTGGGGGTTGTGGGCTACAGAGATCACCGCTCATTTGTGATCGCAGATATTCCGGGAATTATTGAAGGAGCCTCGGAAGGAAAAGGCTTAGGTATTCGCTTTTTGAGACATATCGAAAGGAATTCGATGTTGCTCTTTATGGTGCCGGTAGATTCGGAGGACATCAAAAAGGACTATGAGATTCTACTAGGCGAGCTCACCAAGTATAATCCAGAACTGCTCGACAAAGAACGTGTACTTGCCGTTACGAAAGCAGATATGCTCGACGAGGAATTGATGGAAGCCATGGCCAAAGAATTGCCAGAAGGCATCCCTTCGATCTTCATCTCCAGTGTGGCGCACTACAACCTTGACAAGCTCAAAGATATGCTCTGGGAGAAGCTGAATAGTTGA
- a CDS encoding efflux RND transporter periplasmic adaptor subunit, whose amino-acid sequence MNQVNNKIIGAAVLALALGLGLGWFLFSTDQKVEEVHTHESKSEEWTCSMHPQIRQSEPGQCPICGMDLIPVGSEGASESYAIKMSPTAMQLADVQTAIVQKQTATKELRLSGKVQVNEQSTATQTSHMSGRLESLRVNTTGEYVSKGQVIASLYSPELVAAQRELFEAQKMKDKHPELFEAAQQKLLNWKLSKRQIDQILKAGKPMDQLPILADKNGIVIAKKANQGDYVKEGQALYDLANLNSLWVLFDVYEQDMPWVKQGDSIRFEVSSLPGKKFEGRVNFIDPVINPQTRVAQARVVVSNPDQQLKPEMFVTGWLNSPLSDQTEQIAIPKSAVMWTGKRSVVYVKESDSESVQFASRKVTLGSSLGDSYVILEGLEVGEEIAVHGTFSIDAAAQLAGKPSMMNAREEESVAEEKPITTQSLSEEGKRALQPLIRNYLDIKSALADDDFARAQSESSTFSKKLSEVEMKVFKGESHMTWMESQTVLMPIARALAASSDITSLRNQFIQLSDEMIELVQIFQPYNEALYIQHCPMANSNQGADWISSEKEILNPYYGASMLKCGEVKQEITKN is encoded by the coding sequence ATGAATCAGGTAAATAATAAAATAATAGGAGCAGCAGTTCTGGCCTTGGCTTTGGGCCTTGGTTTGGGATGGTTTCTTTTTTCGACAGATCAGAAGGTGGAGGAAGTTCATACCCATGAATCAAAATCAGAGGAATGGACCTGCTCGATGCATCCTCAGATCCGACAGTCCGAACCGGGCCAATGCCCGATATGCGGAATGGATTTGATCCCCGTGGGAAGTGAAGGAGCTTCAGAATCCTATGCGATTAAGATGTCACCCACTGCCATGCAACTGGCCGATGTACAAACTGCTATCGTGCAAAAGCAAACGGCTACCAAAGAGTTAAGGCTCAGTGGAAAGGTACAAGTCAACGAACAGTCGACAGCAACCCAAACTTCCCATATGTCAGGTAGGTTAGAATCTCTCAGGGTCAATACAACGGGAGAATATGTGAGCAAAGGACAGGTGATAGCTAGCCTTTACTCTCCAGAATTGGTGGCAGCTCAGCGCGAGCTCTTCGAAGCGCAAAAGATGAAAGACAAACATCCAGAGCTCTTCGAAGCGGCACAGCAGAAGCTACTCAATTGGAAGCTGTCCAAGAGGCAGATTGATCAGATATTGAAGGCAGGAAAACCCATGGATCAGTTGCCGATATTGGCAGATAAGAATGGGATTGTAATTGCAAAAAAGGCCAATCAGGGAGATTATGTAAAAGAAGGTCAGGCGCTATATGATTTGGCCAATCTGAATTCACTCTGGGTGCTTTTCGATGTATATGAGCAAGACATGCCCTGGGTAAAGCAGGGTGACAGCATTCGTTTCGAAGTGTCTTCACTTCCAGGAAAGAAGTTTGAAGGTCGAGTCAACTTTATCGATCCGGTGATCAATCCTCAGACGCGTGTGGCTCAGGCAAGAGTGGTGGTCAGTAATCCTGATCAGCAACTCAAACCAGAAATGTTTGTGACCGGTTGGTTGAATAGCCCTTTGTCTGATCAGACTGAGCAAATTGCCATTCCAAAATCTGCAGTGATGTGGACGGGTAAGCGCTCAGTGGTTTATGTGAAGGAGTCAGATAGTGAGTCCGTCCAGTTTGCCTCCCGAAAAGTGACTTTAGGATCATCTCTTGGAGACAGCTATGTCATATTGGAAGGTTTGGAAGTCGGAGAGGAAATAGCCGTTCACGGTACATTTAGCATAGATGCTGCAGCTCAGCTGGCAGGAAAACCTAGTATGATGAATGCACGTGAGGAAGAATCTGTTGCGGAGGAAAAACCAATAACTACTCAGTCTTTGTCAGAAGAAGGAAAACGAGCCTTGCAGCCTCTGATCAGGAATTATTTGGACATCAAATCGGCTCTGGCTGATGATGACTTTGCGCGAGCACAATCAGAATCTTCTACTTTCAGCAAGAAGTTATCTGAGGTAGAAATGAAAGTTTTTAAAGGAGAGTCTCATATGACCTGGATGGAAAGTCAAACTGTACTGATGCCTATTGCCAGGGCACTTGCTGCTTCGTCAGATATTACCTCTTTGAGAAATCAATTCATCCAATTGTCAGACGAAATGATTGAACTCGTCCAGATTTTTCAACCCTATAATGAAGCGCTGTACATACAGCACTGCCCCATGGCCAATAGCAACCAGGGAGCAGACTGGATCAGCAGTGAAAAGGAAATTTTAAATCCCTACTATGGAGCTTCGATGCTTAAGTGTGGAGAAGTCAAACAAGAAATAACTAAGAATTAA